In Phragmites australis chromosome 18, lpPhrAust1.1, whole genome shotgun sequence, the genomic window CTCTTCTGCTTCTCTCATACACTGACAGGTGGGTCAGCCTCTTCAGCAGCCGAGAGTAAATAAAGCTTGTGGCTCTCGCTGCCTAGTCCTCGCGAGTCCAAACAACACACAGGCCGCATAAACAAAGCAGAGGCTTGCCTGTCTTGCGCCACCGGGGGCACCAGCACAGGGCGGAGTCAGCTCGCCTCGCCTCGCAGTCGCCTCCACTACAATATCACTTCCCCCCGCCTCCGCCCCGTGCGCCATCGCGCATATCCACGCGCGCGCGCCCACACGTGCGGCTCCCCGGATtcgcgccgccgcggcagccagCTTCGgatcgaggaggaggcgaggagtCAACCCAGCAAGCCGGCCATGGATGGATCGGCCGCGGAGCTGGAGGCGGCGGAGCGGGTGGTGATGCGGTGGGACTCGGCCTCGGCGTGGGGCGGCGCGGACGAGCGGATGCTGTTCGACGGCGGCGGGGATCGTGCCGAGGCGAACCGGTTCCTCCGCGCCGTCGACGACCTccgccgcctcgcgccgcccTCGCCCGCGGCCGTCGGGAGCCCGCGCCGCCTCTCGTCGTCGTCGGGTTCCTCCGCGGCGGGGTCCGGCGCCGTGCAGGTCGCCATGGTGCGGCTCGAGGACGAGTTCCGCCACGTGCTCTCGTCCCGTGCCCTCGACCTCGAGATCGAGGCGCTCGCCGACCTCAGCTCGCTCTCCATCAACAGCGACCGCTCCAACTCGGCCTCCTCCGCCGACTTCCCGGCCGCCGACGAGGACGACTCGGTGTCCTCCTCCATCGGCCGCCGGAGCAGCGCCTACCGCTCGCTCCGGAGCATCCGCGAGATCGACCTCCTCCCTGACGACGCCGTCGCCGACCTACGCACCATCGCATCCCGCATGGCCGCCGCCGGCTACGGCCGCGAATGCATGCAGGTGTACGCCTCCGTCCGCAAGCCGGCCGTCGACGCCTCCCTGCGCCGGCTGGGCGTCGAGCGGCTCAGCATCGGCGACGTCCAGCGCCTCGAGTGGGACTCCCTCGAGGCCAAGATCCGCCGCTGGATCcgagccgcccgcgccgccgtccGCGGCGTCTTCGCCAGCGAGCGCCGCCTCTGCTTCCACATCTTCCACGACCTCCCCATTTCCAGCAACACCATCTCCGCTGCCGCCCCCGCCACGCACGACACCCCCTTCGCCGAGGCGGTGAAGGGCGCCGCGCTGCAGCTGTTCGGCTTCGCCGAAGCAATCAGCATCGGCCGCCGCTCGCCTGAGAAGCTCTTCAAGATCATAGACCTCCATGACGCGCTCTccgacctcctccccgacgTTTCCGACATTTTCGCAGCCTCCAAGGCTGCGGAGACCATATACGTGCAGGCCATCGAGATCCGGTCGCGCCTCGCCGACGCCGTGCGAGGGACACTCTCGGAGTTCGAGAACGCCGTGCTCCGCGACCCGCCCAAGACCGCGGTGCCTGGCGGTACCGTCCACCCGCTCACTCGGTATGTGATGAACTATAGCAGCCTCATTTGCGACTACAAGGCCACGCTCTCGGAGCTGATCGTATCTCGGCCATCAGCTAGTGCGCGTCTTGTTGCTGAGGGCAATGAGCTCGCGCCGTCCTTGGCCGACCTCGAGCTCCCTGAGCTTGAGAACCAGTTGCCACTTGCCGTTCACATTGTCTGGATCATTGTTGTTCTCGAACACAACCTGGAGGGCAAGGCGTCACTCTACAAGGATCCAGCTCTCTCGCATTTGTTCATGATGAACAATGTACACTATATTGTGCACAAGGTGAAAGATTCGCCAGACCTCTGGAGCATGATTGGTGATGACTACTTGAAACGGCTTACTGGAAAGTTCACAATGGCGGCCACGAACTACCAGCGGACCTCATGGTTGAAGATCTTGAATTGTTTGCGTGATGAGGGACTCCATGTAAGTGGTGGCTTTTCATCAGGGATATCCAAGTCGGCGTTGCGGGAGCGGTTCAAGTCCTTCAATGTTGT contains:
- the LOC133899353 gene encoding exocyst complex component EXO70B1-like translates to MDGSAAELEAAERVVMRWDSASAWGGADERMLFDGGGDRAEANRFLRAVDDLRRLAPPSPAAVGSPRRLSSSSGSSAAGSGAVQVAMVRLEDEFRHVLSSRALDLEIEALADLSSLSINSDRSNSASSADFPAADEDDSVSSSIGRRSSAYRSLRSIREIDLLPDDAVADLRTIASRMAAAGYGRECMQVYASVRKPAVDASLRRLGVERLSIGDVQRLEWDSLEAKIRRWIRAARAAVRGVFASERRLCFHIFHDLPISSNTISAAAPATHDTPFAEAVKGAALQLFGFAEAISIGRRSPEKLFKIIDLHDALSDLLPDVSDIFAASKAAETIYVQAIEIRSRLADAVRGTLSEFENAVLRDPPKTAVPGGTVHPLTRYVMNYSSLICDYKATLSELIVSRPSASARLVAEGNELAPSLADLELPELENQLPLAVHIVWIIVVLEHNLEGKASLYKDPALSHLFMMNNVHYIVHKVKDSPDLWSMIGDDYLKRLTGKFTMAATNYQRTSWLKILNCLRDEGLHVSGGFSSGISKSALRERFKSFNVVFEEAHRVQSGWCVPDNQLREELRISIAEKLLPAYRSFLGRFRHHIENGKHPELYIKYSVEDLEIAVGDFFEGVPPSPHSRRRSHG